In Pseudofrankia saprophytica, one genomic interval encodes:
- the map gene encoding type I methionyl aminopeptidase, with the protein MARREHVQIKTAAEIAKMRIAGLLVAQALDRLREAAVPGVTTADLDAVAERTIRAGGGIPSFKGYAHPPYPASICSSVNDEVVHAIPNKRRVLRDGDIISIDCGAIVDGWHGDAAITVPIGDVAPEVLDMIRVCEDSLWHGLAAAQLGGRLTDISSAVEQHIRPFGYGIVDNYGGHGIGTEMHQPPHILNHGRPGRGIKLVAGLALAIEPMITLGSPDTKVLADDWTVSTSDGSWAAHTEHTVAITPRGPWVLTAHDGGAARLAALGVTCGQPAGAST; encoded by the coding sequence ATGGCGCGACGAGAGCATGTCCAGATCAAGACGGCGGCCGAGATCGCCAAGATGCGGATCGCCGGCCTGCTGGTCGCGCAGGCCCTCGACCGGCTGCGCGAGGCCGCGGTGCCAGGCGTGACGACCGCCGACCTGGACGCGGTCGCCGAGCGCACGATCCGCGCCGGCGGCGGCATCCCCTCCTTCAAGGGCTATGCGCACCCCCCGTACCCGGCGTCGATCTGCAGTTCGGTCAACGACGAGGTGGTGCACGCGATCCCGAACAAGCGTCGGGTGCTGCGCGACGGCGACATCATCTCTATCGACTGCGGCGCCATCGTCGACGGCTGGCACGGCGACGCGGCGATCACCGTGCCGATCGGCGACGTCGCGCCCGAGGTGCTCGACATGATCCGGGTCTGCGAGGACTCGCTGTGGCATGGGCTCGCCGCGGCACAGCTCGGCGGCCGGCTCACGGACATCTCCTCGGCCGTCGAGCAGCACATCCGCCCGTTCGGCTACGGCATCGTGGACAACTACGGCGGGCACGGCATCGGTACCGAGATGCACCAGCCGCCGCACATCCTCAACCATGGCCGGCCTGGCCGCGGGATCAAGCTGGTCGCGGGACTCGCGCTCGCGATCGAACCGATGATCACCCTGGGGTCGCCGGACACCAAGGTGCTGGCGGACGACTGGACGGTCTCGACGTCCGACGGTTCCTGGGCGGCGCATACCGAGCACACCGTCGCCATCACGCCGCGGGGCCCATGGGTCCTGACCGCCCACGACGGCGGCGCCGCCAGGCTCGCGGCTCTCGGCGTCACCTGCGGCCAGCCGGCCGGAGCGTCCACCTGA
- a CDS encoding adenylate kinase has translation MRLVLVGPPGAGKGTQAAFIATARSIPKISTGDIFRANVREGTELGVAAKRYMDAGDLVPDEITISMVRNRLAEDDAVKGFLLDGFPRNVPQAEVLGGMLDTMGTQLDVVLELVVDDDEVVRRLSGRRTCRSCGHIWHVDFDPPTVEDVCDRCNGELFQRDDDLPETVRHRLEVYAEQTSPLVAYYAERGVLIGIDATGPVDNVTERALDALRHHGA, from the coding sequence GTGCGCCTCGTACTGGTCGGACCACCGGGAGCAGGTAAGGGTACGCAGGCCGCGTTCATCGCCACGGCGCGGTCGATCCCCAAGATCTCCACCGGTGATATCTTCCGTGCGAACGTCCGAGAAGGCACGGAGCTGGGTGTCGCGGCGAAGCGCTACATGGACGCCGGCGACCTCGTACCCGACGAGATCACGATCAGCATGGTCCGCAACCGTCTGGCCGAGGACGACGCCGTCAAGGGCTTCCTGCTCGATGGGTTCCCGCGCAACGTCCCCCAGGCCGAGGTGCTCGGCGGGATGCTCGACACCATGGGCACTCAGCTGGACGTGGTGCTCGAGCTCGTCGTCGATGACGACGAGGTCGTCCGCCGGCTGTCCGGGCGACGCACGTGCCGCTCGTGCGGGCACATCTGGCACGTCGACTTCGACCCGCCGACCGTCGAGGACGTCTGCGACCGGTGCAACGGCGAACTGTTCCAGCGCGACGACGACCTCCCCGAGACGGTTCGGCACCGCCTCGAGGTCTATGCCGAGCAGACGTCCCCGCTCGTGGCCTACTACGCGGAGCGCGGGGTGCTGATCGGTATCGACGCCACCGGCCCGGTCGACAACGTCACCGAGCGGGCTCTGGACGCGCTGCGTCACCACGGCGCCTAA
- the secY gene encoding preprotein translocase subunit SecY — protein MLTAFTRAFRTPDLRKKLLFTFGIVILFRIGSVMPSPGVSTRAVNTCLSTASTGASNVYSLINLFSGGALLQLSIFALGIMPYITSSIILQLLVVVIPRLEQLKKEGSAGEQKITQYTRYLTIALGILQATGIVALARSGRLFPGCDAAVIPDTSLFRIATMVITMTAGVGVIMWLGELITARGIGNGMSLLIFTSIAARLPSQGTAILQVAGGVVFTLVCLLGLAIVVFVIFVEQSQRRIPVQYAKRLIGRRMYGGTSTYLPIKVNQAGIIPVIFASSLLQLPQLVGQVWNNQSFQDFESRYLSRGDHPLYLAAYGLLIIFFTYFYVAITFNPTEVSDNMKKYGGFIPGIRPGRPTAEYLDHVLSRITLPGSLFLGVITVLPLALLNLTKDQPFPFAGTSVLIMVGVGLETVKQIESQLMLRNYEGFLR, from the coding sequence GTGCTCACCGCCTTCACGCGGGCCTTCCGCACGCCGGACCTGCGCAAGAAGCTGCTGTTCACGTTCGGGATCGTGATTCTGTTCCGGATCGGCAGCGTCATGCCGTCGCCGGGCGTGTCGACCAGGGCCGTGAACACCTGCCTGAGCACGGCGAGTACGGGCGCGAGCAACGTCTACTCGTTGATCAACCTGTTCAGCGGTGGCGCGCTACTGCAGCTGTCGATCTTCGCGCTGGGCATCATGCCCTACATCACCTCGAGCATCATCCTTCAGCTGCTCGTCGTGGTCATTCCGCGGCTGGAGCAGCTCAAGAAGGAAGGCAGCGCGGGTGAACAGAAGATCACCCAGTACACGCGCTACCTGACCATCGCGCTTGGCATCCTGCAGGCGACCGGCATCGTGGCGCTGGCCCGTAGCGGCCGGCTGTTCCCCGGCTGCGACGCGGCCGTCATCCCGGACACCAGCCTGTTCCGGATCGCCACCATGGTCATCACGATGACCGCCGGCGTCGGTGTGATCATGTGGCTCGGTGAGCTGATCACGGCCCGCGGCATCGGCAACGGCATGTCGCTGCTGATCTTCACCTCGATCGCGGCGCGGCTGCCCTCGCAGGGCACCGCCATCCTCCAGGTCGCCGGCGGCGTCGTCTTCACCCTGGTCTGCCTGCTGGGCCTCGCGATCGTGGTCTTCGTCATCTTCGTCGAGCAGTCCCAGCGACGCATCCCGGTGCAGTACGCCAAGCGGCTCATCGGTCGACGCATGTACGGCGGGACCTCGACCTACCTGCCGATCAAGGTGAACCAGGCCGGCATCATCCCGGTCATCTTCGCCTCCTCGCTGCTGCAGCTTCCGCAGCTGGTCGGCCAGGTGTGGAACAACCAGTCCTTCCAGGACTTCGAGTCTCGTTACCTCTCTCGAGGGGACCATCCGCTCTACCTGGCGGCCTACGGCCTGCTCATCATCTTCTTCACGTACTTCTACGTCGCGATCACGTTCAATCCGACCGAGGTCTCCGACAACATGAAGAAGTACGGCGGTTTCATCCCGGGTATCCGGCCCGGCCGGCCGACGGCCGAGTACCTGGATCATGTCCTCTCCCGGATCACCCTGCCGGGCTCGTTGTTCCTGGGGGTGATCACCGTTCTACCGCTCGCGTTGCTGAACCTGACGAAGGACCAGCCCTTCCCCTTCGCAGGGACGTCGGTGCTGATCATGGTGGGGGTGGGACTGGAGACCGTGAAGCAGATCGAGAGCCAGCTCATGCTCCGCAACTATGAAGGCTTCCTCCGGTAG
- the rplO gene encoding 50S ribosomal protein L15 has translation MAELTKDATAEGTTAASGGERGRALKIHHLRPAPGANRPKMRVGRGEGSKGKTAGRGTKGSKARKQVPATFEGGQMPLHMRVPKLKGFKNRFRVEYQVVNVATLAELFPQGGDVTVEALVGAGAVRKNTLVKVLGDGELDVALRVSAHAFSGSAREKIAAAGGSVTEV, from the coding sequence ATGGCGGAACTGACCAAGGACGCCACCGCCGAAGGCACGACGGCGGCCAGCGGTGGCGAGCGCGGTCGCGCGCTCAAGATCCACCACCTGCGGCCGGCTCCCGGCGCGAACCGGCCCAAGATGCGGGTCGGGCGCGGTGAGGGGTCGAAGGGCAAGACCGCCGGTCGCGGTACCAAGGGCTCCAAGGCCCGCAAGCAGGTCCCGGCCACCTTCGAGGGTGGCCAGATGCCCCTGCACATGCGGGTGCCGAAGCTCAAGGGCTTCAAGAACCGCTTCCGCGTCGAGTACCAGGTGGTGAACGTCGCCACCCTCGCGGAGCTGTTCCCCCAGGGCGGCGACGTGACCGTCGAGGCGCTCGTCGGCGCGGGCGCGGTTCGCAAGAACACGCTCGTGAAGGTGCTGGGCGACGGCGAGCTCGACGTCGCGCTGCGGGTGAGCGCGCATGCGTTCTCCGGCTCCGCGCGCGAGAAGATCGCCGCGGCCGGCGGGAGCGTCACCGAAGTGTGA
- the rpmD gene encoding 50S ribosomal protein L30, with amino-acid sequence MASLFITQVKSEIGGTHNQRATLRTLGLRKIRATTTREDTPQVRGMIRTVAHLVTVEEVN; translated from the coding sequence ATGGCCTCCCTGTTCATCACCCAGGTGAAGTCCGAGATCGGCGGCACCCATAACCAGCGGGCGACGCTGAGGACCCTCGGCCTGCGGAAGATCAGGGCGACCACCACGCGTGAGGACACCCCGCAGGTTCGTGGCATGATCAGGACCGTGGCGCACCTCGTCACGGTTGAGGAAGTGAACTGA
- the rpsE gene encoding 30S ribosomal protein S5, which yields MPGQQRRGGGAGGGSDRRERRDRSGGGQAQEKTAYVERVVAINRVAKVVKGGRRFSFTALVVVGDADGTVGVGYGKAKEVPAAIAKGVEEAKKHFFKVPRIGATIPHPIQGEAAAGVVLLKPASPGTGVIAGGPVRAVLECAGVHDVLSKSLGSSNPINIVHATVAALRGLTRPEEIAARRGLPLEDVAPPAMLRARAAAAGA from the coding sequence ATGCCAGGGCAGCAGCGCCGTGGCGGCGGCGCCGGCGGCGGCTCCGACCGCCGCGAGCGCAGAGACCGCTCGGGAGGCGGCCAGGCGCAGGAGAAGACCGCCTACGTCGAGCGCGTCGTCGCGATCAACCGGGTAGCCAAGGTCGTCAAGGGTGGCCGCCGGTTCAGCTTCACCGCGCTCGTCGTGGTCGGAGACGCGGACGGCACCGTCGGCGTCGGCTACGGGAAGGCCAAGGAGGTGCCCGCGGCGATCGCCAAGGGCGTCGAGGAGGCCAAGAAGCACTTCTTCAAGGTCCCGCGGATCGGGGCGACGATTCCGCACCCGATCCAGGGCGAGGCGGCCGCCGGCGTCGTGCTGCTCAAGCCGGCGTCCCCGGGTACCGGCGTCATCGCCGGTGGTCCGGTGCGCGCGGTGCTGGAGTGCGCCGGCGTGCACGACGTGCTGTCGAAGTCGCTCGGCTCGTCCAACCCGATCAACATCGTGCACGCGACCGTGGCCGCGCTGCGTGGGCTGACCCGTCCCGAGGAGATCGCGGCTCGCCGCGGCCTGCCGCTCGAGGACGTGGCCCCGCCGGCGATGCTGCGAGCCCGGGCCGCGGCGGCTGGTGCGTGA
- the rplR gene encoding 50S ribosomal protein L18, producing MAVSLTASARRRTARLRRHVRVRKRVSGTPVRPRLVVSRSSRHIYAQVIDDVAGHTLASASTLDVSLRGAEGDKTALAREVGKLIAERAKAAGLSAVVFDRGGRTYHGRIAALADAARETGLDF from the coding sequence ATGGCTGTGAGCCTCACCGCCAGCGCTCGGCGCCGGACCGCGCGGCTGCGCCGGCACGTCCGGGTGCGCAAGCGTGTCTCCGGCACCCCGGTTCGTCCACGCCTCGTCGTCAGCCGTTCCTCGCGGCATATCTATGCCCAGGTCATCGACGACGTCGCCGGCCACACCCTGGCCTCCGCCTCCACGCTCGACGTCTCGCTGCGCGGCGCCGAAGGCGACAAGACCGCGCTCGCTCGCGAGGTCGGCAAGCTCATAGCCGAGCGCGCGAAGGCCGCCGGGCTGTCCGCCGTGGTGTTCGACCGCGGTGGGCGTACCTACCACGGCCGAATCGCGGCGCTCGCCGACGCGGCCCGCGAGACGGGGCTGGACTTCTGA
- the rplF gene encoding 50S ribosomal protein L6, producing MSRIGRLPIEVPSGVEVSLDGQHVTVKGPKGTLSHTIAEPITVAQEEGKIVISRPNDERNSRALHGLTRTLVSNMVIGVTTGYSKTLEIVGVGYRVQARGSDLEFALGYSHPVPVKAPEGIRFEVQAPTRFVVHGIDKQLVGEVSAKIRGLRKPDPYKGKGVRYQGEVVRRKVGKTGK from the coding sequence ATGTCACGCATCGGCCGTCTGCCGATTGAGGTGCCGAGTGGCGTCGAGGTGTCCCTCGACGGCCAGCACGTCACCGTCAAGGGCCCCAAGGGCACCCTTTCGCACACCATCGCCGAGCCGATCACGGTCGCCCAGGAAGAGGGCAAGATCGTGATCAGCCGTCCCAACGACGAGCGCAACTCGCGCGCGCTGCACGGCCTGACCCGGACGCTGGTCTCCAACATGGTCATCGGTGTCACCACCGGGTACTCGAAGACCCTGGAGATCGTCGGCGTCGGCTACCGTGTCCAGGCCAGGGGCTCAGACCTGGAGTTCGCGCTCGGTTACAGCCACCCGGTGCCGGTCAAGGCCCCGGAGGGTATTCGGTTCGAGGTCCAGGCCCCGACCCGCTTCGTCGTGCATGGCATCGACAAGCAGTTGGTCGGCGAGGTCTCGGCCAAGATCCGTGGCCTGCGCAAGCCCGACCCGTACAAGGGCAAGGGCGTGCGATACCAGGGCGAGGTCGTCCGCCGCAAGGTCGGGAAGACCGGGAAGTAG
- the rpsH gene encoding 30S ribosomal protein S8: MTMTDPIADMLTRVRNANRAYHDRVVMPHSKIKVHIAEILQQEGYILGWHVEEPENDGPGKNLVVDLKYGPNRERSIAGVKRISKPGLRVYAKSTNLPKVLGGLGVAIISTSTGLLTDRQAGKRRVGGEVLAFIW; this comes from the coding sequence ATGACGATGACCGATCCGATTGCGGACATGCTCACGCGCGTCCGCAATGCCAACCGGGCGTACCACGACCGGGTGGTGATGCCACACAGCAAGATCAAGGTGCACATCGCCGAGATCCTGCAGCAGGAGGGCTACATCCTCGGCTGGCACGTCGAGGAGCCCGAGAACGACGGGCCTGGCAAGAACCTCGTTGTCGACCTGAAGTACGGCCCCAACCGGGAGCGCTCGATCGCGGGTGTGAAGCGCATCAGCAAGCCCGGCCTGCGGGTGTACGCGAAGTCGACGAACCTGCCGAAGGTGCTCGGCGGCCTGGGCGTGGCGATCATCTCCACGTCCACGGGGCTGCTGACCGACCGACAGGCGGGTAAGCGGCGCGTGGGCGGCGAAGTCCTCGCCTTCATCTGGTAG
- a CDS encoding type Z 30S ribosomal protein S14, giving the protein MAKKALVEKAARKPKYAVRGYTRCQRCGRPRSVYRVFGLCRVCLRQMAHRGELPGVTKSSW; this is encoded by the coding sequence ATGGCGAAGAAGGCGCTAGTCGAGAAGGCCGCTCGCAAGCCGAAGTACGCGGTCCGTGGCTACACCCGCTGCCAGCGGTGTGGCCGTCCGCGTTCGGTCTACCGGGTGTTCGGGCTCTGCCGGGTGTGTCTGCGGCAGATGGCGCACCGGGGCGAGCTCCCGGGCGTGACCAAGAGCAGCTGGTAA
- the rplE gene encoding 50S ribosomal protein L5 — translation MTVTTEAPALPRLKQRYREEISPALREQFGYANVMQTPGVVKVVVNMGVGDAARDAKLIDGALRDLAAITGQKPAVRRATKSIAQFKLREGMPIGAKVTLRGDRMWEFLDRLVTIALPRIRDFRGLSPKQFDGRGNYTFGVTEQSIFHEIDIDRIDRVRGMDITVVTTATTDDEGRALLRALGFPFREN, via the coding sequence ATGACTGTGACTACTGAGGCGCCCGCGCTGCCGCGGCTCAAGCAGCGCTACCGCGAGGAGATCTCGCCGGCGCTGCGTGAGCAGTTCGGCTACGCGAACGTCATGCAGACCCCTGGCGTCGTGAAGGTTGTCGTCAACATGGGCGTCGGCGACGCGGCTCGCGACGCCAAGCTCATCGACGGCGCGCTGCGCGACCTGGCCGCCATCACCGGGCAGAAGCCGGCGGTGCGCCGGGCTACGAAGTCCATCGCCCAGTTCAAGCTGCGCGAGGGCATGCCGATCGGCGCGAAGGTGACGCTGCGCGGCGACCGGATGTGGGAGTTCCTCGACCGGCTCGTGACGATCGCGCTGCCCCGCATCCGCGACTTCCGCGGCCTGTCGCCCAAGCAGTTCGACGGGCGCGGCAACTACACGTTCGGTGTGACCGAGCAGTCGATCTTCCACGAGATCGACATCGACAGGATCGACCGGGTGCGCGGTATGGACATCACGGTCGTCACCACCGCCACCACTGACGACGAGGGCCGGGCGCTCCTGCGCGCGCTGGGCTTCCCGTTCAGGGAGAACTAG
- the rplX gene encoding 50S ribosomal protein L24, whose translation MKIKKGDTVQVISGKDRGLKGKVIRAIPAENKVVVEGANRVTRHTRVQTTTRGSQSGGIVTQEAPIHVSNVAIVDPTDGKPTRVGYKINDDGTKVRISRRTGAEL comes from the coding sequence TTGAAGATCAAGAAGGGCGACACGGTCCAGGTCATCTCCGGCAAGGACCGCGGCCTGAAGGGGAAGGTCATTCGGGCCATCCCCGCGGAGAACAAGGTGGTCGTGGAGGGCGCGAACCGGGTCACCCGGCACACCCGCGTCCAGACCACGACCCGTGGCTCGCAGTCGGGTGGCATCGTCACCCAGGAGGCTCCGATCCACGTCAGCAACGTGGCGATCGTGGACCCGACCGACGGCAAGCCGACCCGCGTCGGATACAAGATCAACGATGACGGTACCAAGGTGCGCATTTCGCGGCGCACGGGTGCCGAGCTGTAG
- the rplN gene encoding 50S ribosomal protein L14: MIQQETRLRVADNTGAREILCIRVLGGSGRRYAGIGDIIVGTVKDALPGAGVKRGDVVKAVVVRTAKERRRPDGSYIRFDENAAVLIRDGGDPRGTRIFGPVGRELRDKKFMKIISLAPEVL, encoded by the coding sequence GTGATTCAGCAGGAGACGCGCCTGAGGGTCGCCGACAACACGGGCGCGCGGGAGATCCTGTGCATCCGGGTGCTCGGCGGTTCGGGTCGTCGGTACGCGGGGATCGGCGACATCATCGTCGGCACGGTGAAGGACGCCTTGCCCGGCGCCGGCGTGAAGCGCGGCGACGTGGTGAAGGCGGTCGTGGTGCGCACCGCCAAGGAGCGCAGGCGGCCGGACGGCTCCTACATCCGGTTCGACGAGAACGCCGCCGTGCTCATCCGGGACGGTGGGGACCCGCGAGGCACCCGCATCTTCGGGCCGGTCGGCCGCGAGCTGCGGGACAAGAAGTTCATGAAGATCATTTCGTTGGCACCGGAGGTGCTGTAG
- the rpsQ gene encoding 30S ribosomal protein S17 has translation MSAVADESTNEPGGADSASRGFRKVREGLVVSDKMQKTVVVAVEDRVQHPLYGKTIRRTKKVKAHDEESACGVGDRVLLMETRPLSATKRWRVVRVLEKAK, from the coding sequence GTGAGCGCAGTGGCAGACGAGAGCACCAACGAGCCCGGCGGCGCGGACAGCGCCTCCAGGGGCTTCCGCAAGGTCCGTGAGGGCCTCGTGGTCAGCGACAAGATGCAGAAGACGGTCGTCGTGGCGGTGGAGGACAGGGTGCAGCACCCGCTCTACGGCAAGACGATCCGCCGGACGAAGAAGGTCAAGGCACACGACGAGGAAAGCGCGTGTGGCGTCGGCGACCGGGTGCTCCTGATGGAGACTCGGCCGCTGTCGGCCACCAAGCGCTGGCGCGTCGTCCGCGTGCTGGAGAAGGCCAAGTAG
- the rpmC gene encoding 50S ribosomal protein L29: MATATSADDLRALSGDDLVDKLREAKEELFNLRFQNATGQLSNNRRLRAVRRDIAKIYTVMRERELGLTVDPSLADETAE; this comes from the coding sequence ATGGCTACCGCCACCAGCGCGGACGATCTGCGCGCGCTGTCCGGCGATGACCTCGTGGACAAGCTCCGCGAGGCCAAGGAGGAGCTGTTCAACCTCCGGTTCCAGAACGCGACCGGCCAGCTCTCCAACAACCGGCGGCTGCGGGCCGTCCGGCGTGACATCGCCAAGATCTACACGGTGATGCGTGAGCGCGAGCTCGGCCTGACCGTCGACCCGAGCCTTGCCGACGAGACAGCGGAGTGA
- the rplP gene encoding 50S ribosomal protein L16: protein MLIPRKVAHRKQHHPRRTGAAKGGTSIAFGEYAIQALEPAYVTNRQIESARIAMTRHIRRGGKVWINIYPDRPLTKKPAETRMGSGKGSPEWWIANVKPGRIMFELSGVAEPVAREAMRRAIHKLPMKCRFVTREGGA, encoded by the coding sequence ATGCTGATTCCCCGTAAGGTCGCGCACCGCAAGCAGCACCACCCGAGGCGGACCGGTGCGGCCAAGGGCGGGACCTCGATCGCGTTCGGCGAGTACGCGATCCAGGCGCTGGAGCCGGCGTACGTGACCAACCGGCAGATCGAGTCGGCTCGTATCGCTATGACCCGGCACATCCGCCGTGGCGGCAAGGTCTGGATCAACATCTACCCGGACCGCCCGCTGACCAAGAAGCCGGCCGAGACCCGGATGGGTTCCGGCAAGGGTTCGCCCGAGTGGTGGATCGCCAACGTCAAGCCCGGCCGGATCATGTTCGAGCTGTCCGGTGTCGCCGAGCCGGTGGCCCGCGAGGCCATGCGCCGCGCGATCCACAAGCTCCCGATGAAGTGCCGGTTCGTGACCCGTGAAGGTGGTGCGTGA
- the rpsC gene encoding 30S ribosomal protein S3, with product MGQKVNPHGFRLGITSEFTSRWYADKQYKAYVGEDVKIRKMMSKGMERAGISRVDIERTQGRLRVDIHTARPGIVIGRRGAEADRIRGDLEKLTGKQVQLNILEVKNPEVDAQLVAQGVAEQLSSRVSFRRAMRKAMQTAMKGGAKGIRVQCSGRLGGAEMSRSEFYREGRVPLHTLRADIDYGFYEARTTFGRIGVKVWIYKGDVVQSRAEREAQEALTRQHRRERPTRRGPRSGSSGTTAGGTEAGRAAAERQRGERRGRGGSGGGGGGGGEQAATETPTTPETTPAGPEATAAPEPTPAVAPEPTAAAVTPDASPAPAAESAAPEKAEE from the coding sequence GTGGGGCAGAAGGTCAACCCGCACGGGTTCCGGCTCGGCATCACGTCGGAGTTCACGTCGCGCTGGTACGCCGACAAGCAGTACAAGGCGTACGTCGGTGAGGACGTCAAGATCCGCAAGATGATGTCCAAGGGCATGGAGCGGGCCGGCATCAGCCGGGTCGACATCGAGCGGACCCAGGGACGCCTGCGCGTCGACATCCACACCGCCCGGCCGGGCATCGTCATCGGCCGCCGCGGCGCGGAGGCCGACCGTATCCGCGGCGACCTGGAGAAGCTGACCGGCAAGCAGGTCCAGCTCAACATCCTCGAGGTCAAGAACCCCGAGGTGGACGCGCAGCTCGTCGCGCAGGGCGTGGCCGAGCAGCTGTCCAGCCGGGTCAGCTTCCGCCGGGCGATGCGCAAGGCGATGCAGACCGCGATGAAGGGCGGCGCGAAGGGCATCCGGGTGCAGTGCTCCGGACGCCTGGGCGGCGCCGAGATGAGCCGGTCGGAGTTCTACCGCGAGGGTCGCGTGCCGCTGCACACCCTGCGGGCCGACATCGACTACGGCTTCTACGAGGCACGCACGACCTTCGGCCGTATCGGCGTGAAGGTCTGGATCTACAAGGGCGACGTGGTGCAGAGCCGCGCCGAGCGCGAGGCCCAGGAGGCGCTGACGCGCCAGCACCGGCGTGAGCGTCCGACGCGTCGCGGTCCGCGGTCCGGCTCGTCCGGCACGACGGCGGGCGGCACCGAGGCAGGTCGCGCGGCCGCCGAGCGGCAGCGCGGCGAGCGCCGGGGCCGGGGCGGCAGTGGCGGTGGCGGTGGCGGTGGCGGCGAGCAGGCCGCGACCGAGACGCCGACTACGCCCGAGACGACCCCCGCCGGGCCTGAGGCTACGGCCGCGCCGGAGCCGACGCCCGCCGTGGCGCCGGAGCCGACCGCCGCCGCGGTCACCCCGGACGCGTCGCCGGCACCGGCCGCTGAGTCGGCCGCGCCGGAGAAGGCGGAGGAGTAG
- the rplV gene encoding 50S ribosomal protein L22, producing MADDLVDGLTRAGLPGAKATARYVRISPTKARRVVDLVRGRSAQEALDILTFAPQSASTDVYKVVRSAIANAENNHGLDPSTLFVGEAYVDEGPTLKRIRPRAQGRAYRIRKRTSHITIVVESVAPAEDATNRRAR from the coding sequence GTGGCTGACGACCTCGTCGACGGCCTCACCCGCGCCGGCCTGCCCGGCGCCAAGGCCACGGCCCGCTACGTGCGGATCTCGCCGACCAAGGCCCGCCGGGTCGTCGACCTGGTCCGCGGCCGGTCCGCGCAGGAGGCGCTCGACATCCTCACCTTCGCGCCGCAGTCCGCCAGCACCGACGTCTACAAGGTCGTGCGCAGCGCCATCGCGAACGCGGAGAACAACCACGGCCTCGACCCGAGCACGCTGTTCGTCGGCGAGGCGTACGTGGACGAAGGCCCGACGCTCAAGCGGATCCGCCCTCGGGCGCAGGGCCGCGCCTACCGCATCCGCAAGCGGACCAGCCACATCACGATCGTGGTTGAAAGCGTTGCGCCCGCGGAGGATGCCACGAACAGGAGGGCCCGGTAG
- the rpsS gene encoding 30S ribosomal protein S19, translating into MPRSLKKGPFVDDHLLKKVDVQNEKGTKHVIKTWSRRSTIIPDMLGHTIAVHDGRKHVPVFVTEGMVGHKLGEFAPTRTFRGHVKEDRRSRRG; encoded by the coding sequence ATGCCACGCAGCCTGAAGAAGGGCCCGTTCGTCGACGACCACCTGCTCAAGAAGGTGGACGTGCAGAACGAGAAGGGCACCAAGCACGTCATCAAGACGTGGTCACGCCGCTCGACCATCATTCCGGACATGCTGGGCCACACCATCGCGGTGCACGACGGCCGCAAGCACGTGCCGGTGTTCGTCACGGAGGGCATGGTCGGTCACAAGCTCGGAGAGTTCGCCCCGACGCGGACCTTCCGCGGCCACGTGAAGGAAGACCGGAGGTCGCGCCGTGGCTGA